The following proteins come from a genomic window of Drosophila sulfurigaster albostrigata strain 15112-1811.04 chromosome X, ASM2355843v2, whole genome shotgun sequence:
- the LOC133849343 gene encoding dolichyl-diphosphooligosaccharide--protein glycosyltransferase subunit STT3A encodes MTVVDTGTLAGGAASKAKGLLTWEKQEHLVKLAILILAAVLSFATRLFSVLRFESVIHEFDPYFNYRTTRFLAEQGFYKFHNWFDDRAWYPLGRIIGGTIYPGLMVTSAALYRLMWMLNITIDIRNVCVFLAPFFSSLTTLVTYALTKEIHSTGAGLVAAALISIVPGYISRSVAGSYDNEGIAIFCMLFTYFLWIKAVKTGTIFWSAMSALAYFYMVSSWGGYVFLINLIPLHVLALMITGRFSHRIYIAYSTLYCVGTILSMQISFVGFQPIQSSEHMLALGVFGLCQIHGFVDYLRSRMPKEHFELLFKTLVSSLLSVVVIVGTLLTLTGKVSPWTGRFYSLLDPSYAKNHIPIIASVSEHQPTSWSSFYFDLQILVFLFPAGLYFCFSRLTDANIFIILYGVTSIYFAGVMVRLMLVLAPVMCVLSGIAISHLLAKYIKSVDTGSSKPATESKRQHKKLEQQSGGVKSEVAIGFVAIITVMLIVYTFHCTWVTSEAYSSPSIVLSARSHDGGRIIFDDFREAYYWLQMNTPENARIMSWWDYGYQITAMANRTILVDNNTWNNTHISRVGQAMASSEEKAYEIMRELDVDYVLVIFGGLTGYSSDDINKFLWMVRIGGSTDRGAHIKEKDYYAANGEFRVDKEGSPTLLNCLMYKMCYYRFGQMYTEGGKAQGYDRVRAAEIGNKDFELDVLEEAYTTEHWLVRIYKVKDLPNRGV; translated from the exons ATGACTGTTGTCGATACAGGCACCTTAGCCGGCGGAGCGGCATCAAAGGCAAAAGGTCTGCTAACATGGGAAAAGCAAGAGCATCTCGTCAAATTGGCAATACTTATATTAGCCGCTGTTTTAT CGTTCGCCACACGTTTATTCTCAGTGCTGCGCTTCGAAAGCGTGATCCATGAGTTCGATCCATATTTCAATTACCGCACCACGCGGTTCCTTGCCGAGCAGGGCTTCTATAAATTTCACAATTGGTTCGATGATCGCGCTTGGTATCCGCTTGGCCGTATTATTGGCGGCACCATTTATCCCGGATTAATGGTGACATCGGCGGCGCTCTACAGACTGATGTGGATGCTGAACATAACAATTGATATACGAAATGTGTGCGTATTTCTGGCGCCATTCTTCTCATCGCTCACCACGCTGGTCACCTATGCCCTGACCAAGGAAATACAC AGCACTGGTGCTGGCTTAGTGGCTGCCGCTTTGATATCCATTGTGCCCGGCTACATATCACGCTCAGTGGCAGGTTCATATGATAATGAAGGCATTGCTATCTTTTGCATGCTCTTCACCTATTTCCTATGGATAAAAGCAGTCAAGACGGGCACAATCTTTTGGTCTGCTATGTCAGCGCTTGCCTACTTCTATATGGTATCGTCATGGGGCGGCTATGTGTTCCTCATCAATCTGATACCGCTGCATGTGTTAGCGCTGATGATCACTGGACGCTTCTCACATCGCATTTATATCGCCTATAGTACGCTGTATTGTGTAGGCACCATACTCTCCATGCAGATATCTTTTGTGGGCTTCCAGCCTATTCAGAGCTCCGAGCATATGCTG gCCCTCGGCGTCTTTGGCCTTTGTCAGATACATGGTTTTGTGGACTATTTGCGCTCTCGCATGCCCAAGGAACACTTTGAGCTGCTCTTCAAGACACTCGTCTCCAGCTTGCTCAGCGTGGTCGTTATTGTGGGCACGCTATTGACGCTGACGGGCAAAGTGTCGCCATGGACGGGACGCTTTTATTCGCTGCTGGATCCATCGTATGCCAAGAATCACATTCCAATTATTGCCTCAGTGTCGGAGCATCAGCCCACATCGTGGTCGTCGTTTTACTTTGATCTGCAG aTACTTGTGTTTCTGTTTCCCGCTGGCCTTTACTTTTGCTTCTCCCGGCTGACGGATGCCAACATTTTCATCATATTGTATGGCGTTACTAGCATCTATTTCGCTGGCGTTATGGTGCGTCTGATGCTGGTGCTGGCGCCTGTAATGTGTGTGCTATCGGGCATTGCCATCTCGCATCTGTTGGCGAAATATATCAAGAGTGTGGACACGGGCAGCTCAAAGCCAGCAACGGAAAGCAAGCGACAGCACAAGAAATTGGAGCAACAGAGTGGCGGTGTCAAGAGCGAAGTGGCTATTGGTTTTGTGGCCATTATAACTGTTATGCTGATTGTTTACACATTCCATTGTACCTGGGTCACCTCGGAGGCGTATTCCTCGCCCAGCATTGTGTTGAGCGCACGCTCCCATGACGGCGGTCGCATTATATTTGATGATTTTCGCGAGGCTTACTATTGGCTGCAGATGAACACCCCTGAG aACGCTCGTATTATGTCCTGGTGGGATTATGGCTATCAGATAACAGCCATGGCGAATCGCACGATACTTGTGGATAACAACACTTGGAACAATACGCACATCTCTCGCGTCGGCCAGGCGATGGCTTCGTCCGAGGAAAAGGCCTACGAGATAATGCGTGAACTCGATGTGGACTATGTGCTGGTTATATTTGGTGGTCTCACTGGCTACTCATCGGATGACATCAACAAGTTCCTGTGGATGGTGCGCATTGGCGGCAGTACCGATCGCGGTGCGCACATCAAGGAAAAGGATTACTATGCGGCCAACGGCGAGTTCCGAGTGGATAAAGAGGGATCACCCACGCTGCTCAATTGTCTCATGTACAAGATGTGCTACTATCGCTTTGGCCAAATGTACACGGAGGGCGGAAAGGCGCAGGGATATGATCGTGTGCGTGCGGCAGAGATTGGCAACAAAGACTTTGAGCTGGATGTCCTAGAGGAGGCGTATACCACAGAGCATTGGTTGGTGCGCATCTACAAAGTCAAGGACTTGCCCAACCGAGGCGTCTAA
- the LOC133849347 gene encoding transcription elongation factor 1 homolog → MGRRKSKRKPPPKRKNIEPLDQQFNCPFCNHEKSCEVKMDKGRNTARITCRVCLEDFQTGINFLSEPIDVYNDWVDACETAN, encoded by the coding sequence ATGGGACGTCGTAAATCTAAAAGAAAGCCTCCACCGAagagaaaaaatattgaaCCTTTGGATCAGCAATTTAACTGTCCATTCTGTAATCATGAGAAGTCTTGTGAAGTAAAAATGGATAAAGGACGAAATACAGCGAGGATAACATGTCGTGTTTGCCTTGAAGACTTTCAAACTGGAATTAACTTTTTATCGGAACCTATAGATGTATATAATGACTGGGTAGATGCCTGTGAAACTGCTAATTAA